The Aequorivita sublithincola DSM 14238 genome window below encodes:
- a CDS encoding DUF2795 domain-containing protein — protein sequence MYWTLELASYLSDAPWPATKDELIDYAIRTGAPLEVVENLQAIEDEGDSYDSIEEIWADYPTDDDYLWNEDEY from the coding sequence ATGTACTGGACATTAGAATTAGCATCCTATTTAAGCGATGCACCCTGGCCCGCAACCAAAGACGAATTAATTGATTACGCGATCAGGACTGGTGCTCCACTAGAAGTAGTGGAAAACCTTCAGGCAATTGAAGACGAGGGCGACTCTTATGACTCTATTGAAGAGATCTGGGCAGACTACCCTACCGACGACGATTATCTTTGGAACGAGGATGAATATTAA
- a CDS encoding cob(I)yrinic acid a,c-diamide adenosyltransferase: MKIYTKTGDKGTTALFGGTRVPKHNIRIESYGTVDELNSYLGLIRTQNIDARSKEILVHIQDRLFTLGAILATDPAKATLKSGKERLNIPKIEEEDIELLEKEMDSMNEALPEMTHFILPGGNSTVSYCHIARTVCRRAERRATLLNETEPIDEKVIKYLNRLSDYLFVLARKLSKDLNAEETQWIPKKL; the protein is encoded by the coding sequence ATGAAAATATACACCAAAACTGGCGATAAAGGCACAACAGCCCTTTTCGGCGGTACACGCGTTCCTAAACACAATATCCGCATTGAAAGTTACGGTACTGTTGATGAGCTGAACTCATATCTCGGATTGATCCGTACGCAAAATATAGATGCAAGAAGCAAAGAAATATTGGTTCACATTCAAGATAGATTATTTACTCTTGGTGCCATTTTAGCCACGGATCCCGCAAAAGCTACACTGAAGAGTGGAAAAGAACGTTTAAACATTCCAAAAATTGAAGAAGAAGATATAGAGCTTTTAGAAAAGGAAATGGACAGTATGAACGAAGCCCTGCCAGAAATGACGCATTTCATCTTACCTGGTGGAAATTCTACAGTGTCATATTGTCACATTGCTCGCACCGTCTGCCGCCGTGCAGAACGTCGGGCCACGCTTTTAAATGAAACAGAACCTATTGACGAAAAGGTAATTAAATATTTAAACCGACTATCTGACTACCTCTTTGTGCTGGCACGAAAGTTGTCTAAAGACCTAAACGCGGAGGAGACGCAGTGGATTCCGAAGAAATTGTGA
- a CDS encoding ABC transporter ATP-binding protein: MSLVIKIRNITRDFPLGNEIVKVLKGIDLDIERGEYVALMGPSGSGKSTLMNLLGCLDTPTSGSYELNGSDVSNMSDDELAEIRNKEIGFVFQTFNLLPRTTALENVALPMIYAGVSKADRTERAKQVLTDVGLADRMDHKPNQLSGGQRQRVAVGRALVNKPSIILADEPTGNLDSKTSEEIMALFNDIHKAGNTVIVVTHEEEIAERAHRIIRLRDGVIESDTKKEVGFSQLL, encoded by the coding sequence ATGAGTTTAGTAATAAAGATTCGAAATATCACAAGAGATTTTCCACTTGGTAATGAAATTGTAAAAGTTTTAAAAGGAATTGACCTAGACATTGAACGCGGTGAATACGTAGCATTGATGGGACCTTCAGGTTCTGGAAAATCTACTTTGATGAATCTTTTGGGCTGTTTAGACACACCAACTTCGGGCAGCTACGAACTAAACGGAAGCGACGTTAGCAATATGAGTGATGATGAGTTAGCTGAAATTCGCAATAAAGAAATAGGTTTCGTTTTTCAAACCTTTAACCTTCTGCCCCGCACTACTGCGCTAGAAAATGTGGCTTTACCGATGATTTATGCTGGCGTATCAAAAGCAGATAGAACCGAGCGCGCAAAACAAGTTTTAACAGATGTTGGACTTGCAGATAGAATGGATCACAAACCAAACCAGCTCTCTGGAGGACAACGTCAACGCGTAGCGGTTGGAAGAGCCTTGGTAAATAAACCTTCCATAATTTTAGCCGATGAACCTACGGGAAATTTAGATTCGAAAACTTCGGAAGAAATTATGGCTTTATTCAACGATATTCATAAAGCTGGAAACACGGTAATAGTAGTTACTCACGAAGAAGAAATTGCGGAACGCGCTCATAGAATTATCCGTCTTCGGGATGGGGTGATTGAGAGTGATACTAAGAAGGAAGTTGGCTTTAGTCAGTTGCTGTAG
- a CDS encoding O-methyltransferase has product MIHQSKSFIKFVRLSKNKHGVHSPFVYNLVTKCFNDKTKYTEYEVLKQHRQALRKDTSMFEMKDFGQGSRVFKGNARKVSAVLKNAGMKKKQQKLLFRLAKYFKSENILELGTSLGLGTVALSISNEFAAINTVEGCPNTLGKAQSYFEKFNLHNIAIHQQLFSDFLSKNTSQKYDLIFIDGDHNGERTLGYFNSLLKNIHNDSVIIFDDIYWSKDMTAAWQQIITHEKVTVSIDTFQWGLVFFRKEQRKEHFIIRV; this is encoded by the coding sequence ATGATACATCAATCAAAAAGTTTTATAAAATTTGTTCGGCTTTCCAAAAACAAACACGGGGTGCACTCCCCTTTTGTGTATAATTTGGTAACGAAGTGCTTCAACGATAAAACAAAATACACTGAATATGAAGTTTTAAAGCAACACCGTCAAGCCTTACGAAAAGATACTTCAATGTTTGAAATGAAGGATTTTGGCCAAGGCTCCCGAGTGTTTAAAGGCAATGCCAGAAAAGTTTCCGCAGTTTTGAAAAATGCGGGGATGAAAAAGAAACAACAAAAATTGCTCTTCCGATTGGCGAAGTACTTTAAGAGTGAGAACATTTTGGAATTGGGCACTTCGCTCGGTTTGGGAACTGTAGCTCTTTCAATTTCTAATGAATTCGCCGCAATAAATACTGTGGAAGGCTGTCCAAATACATTAGGAAAAGCACAAAGTTATTTTGAAAAATTCAACCTTCATAATATTGCAATTCATCAACAACTTTTTAGTGATTTCCTTTCAAAAAATACTTCGCAAAAATATGATTTGATCTTCATAGACGGCGATCACAATGGCGAACGGACTTTGGGTTATTTCAATTCACTTTTAAAAAATATCCACAACGACTCCGTCATAATTTTTGACGATATTTACTGGAGTAAGGATATGACGGCAGCGTGGCAGCAAATAATCACGCACGAAAAAGTTACAGTAAGCATAGACACCTTTCAATGGGGACTCGTTTTTTTTAGAAAAGAGCAACGAAAGGAGCATTTTATTATTAGGGTTTAA
- a CDS encoding ABC-F family ATP-binding cassette domain-containing protein: MNYLSVENVSKSFGMRVLFENISFGINEGQKIGFVAKNGTGKTSLLNIIAGLDKTDTGNVVFRKGLKIAYLPQEPNLDPALTVEQTIFSSDNPILKIIEAYEHAIENPDDADAYQKAFDAMDAHHAWDFETRYKQILFKLKMEDLHAKVSTLSGGQKKRLALANALLTTPDLLIMDEPTNHLDLEMIEWLENLFAKENFTLFMVTHDRYFLERVCNEIVELDEGILYSYKGNYSYYLEKRDARIETEATELGKSKQLFKKELDWMRRQPKARTTKSKSRIDDFHEIKDRASKRRNDHEVQLELNMERMGSKVVELHKVSKSFGDKVMLDKFEYNFNRGERVGIIGKNGTGKSTFLNILTGALKPDSGKVIVGETVHFGYYTQAGINIKDGQKVIDVIREYGDYIPLKKGRQISASQLLERFLFDPKKQYDFVEKLSGGERKRLYLCTVLIKNPNFLILDEPTNDLDIVTLNVLESFLLDFPGCLLVVSHDRYFMDKIVDHLFVFRGDAEVEDFPGNYSDFRTYEDSNVQEKREASEAAPKVKKDWKQQDSTPAKLNYNEQKEYNKLEKEIANLEKNREELQNKFATENWDGAEIDKQSVKLQEIIDKIESKEERWFELSAKME, encoded by the coding sequence GTGAATTACCTTTCAGTAGAAAACGTCTCCAAGTCCTTCGGGATGCGGGTTTTGTTTGAAAATATTTCCTTCGGAATTAACGAAGGACAAAAAATAGGCTTCGTAGCCAAAAATGGAACTGGCAAAACCTCGCTGCTCAATATAATTGCTGGCCTCGACAAAACCGATACTGGTAATGTTGTCTTTAGAAAAGGTTTGAAAATCGCCTATCTTCCGCAGGAACCAAACTTGGATCCAGCGCTAACTGTGGAGCAGACCATTTTTTCTTCAGACAATCCAATCCTGAAAATAATTGAAGCCTACGAACACGCCATTGAAAACCCAGACGACGCCGATGCATACCAAAAAGCATTCGACGCTATGGATGCGCATCACGCTTGGGATTTCGAAACTCGCTACAAACAAATTCTCTTTAAACTGAAAATGGAAGACCTGCACGCAAAGGTTTCCACACTAAGCGGCGGACAGAAAAAACGTTTGGCTCTTGCCAACGCGTTGCTTACCACTCCAGATTTGTTGATCATGGATGAGCCTACTAACCATCTTGATTTAGAAATGATTGAGTGGCTGGAGAATCTTTTTGCGAAGGAAAATTTCACCTTGTTTATGGTTACGCACGATCGTTATTTCTTGGAACGTGTTTGTAATGAAATTGTGGAACTAGATGAAGGGATTCTTTACAGTTACAAAGGAAATTACAGCTATTACCTTGAAAAACGTGACGCGAGAATAGAAACCGAAGCTACTGAGCTTGGAAAATCAAAGCAACTTTTCAAAAAAGAATTGGACTGGATGCGTCGCCAACCCAAAGCGCGAACCACAAAAAGTAAAAGTAGAATAGACGATTTCCACGAAATAAAAGACCGCGCCAGCAAACGTAGAAACGACCACGAAGTGCAACTGGAACTGAATATGGAGCGAATGGGCTCTAAGGTTGTAGAACTTCATAAAGTCTCAAAATCGTTTGGCGATAAAGTAATGTTAGATAAGTTTGAATATAACTTCAATCGTGGCGAACGTGTTGGGATTATCGGTAAAAACGGAACTGGAAAATCTACATTTTTAAATATACTTACTGGAGCTTTAAAACCAGATTCGGGTAAAGTGATTGTTGGTGAAACCGTTCATTTTGGTTATTACACCCAAGCTGGTATCAACATTAAAGACGGCCAGAAAGTGATTGATGTGATTCGCGAATACGGCGATTATATTCCGCTGAAAAAGGGAAGACAAATCTCTGCTTCTCAACTTTTGGAACGCTTCCTTTTCGACCCAAAAAAGCAATATGATTTTGTTGAAAAGCTAAGTGGCGGCGAACGCAAACGTCTTTATTTATGTACCGTTCTCATCAAAAACCCAAACTTTTTGATTCTCGATGAACCCACAAACGACCTTGATATTGTAACCTTAAATGTGTTGGAAAGCTTCCTTTTGGACTTTCCTGGCTGCTTATTAGTGGTTTCTCACGACAGGTATTTTATGGATAAAATCGTGGATCACCTTTTTGTTTTTAGAGGAGATGCTGAAGTGGAAGATTTCCCTGGAAACTATTCAGATTTTAGAACTTACGAAGACAGCAACGTTCAAGAAAAACGCGAGGCAAGTGAAGCCGCACCAAAAGTAAAAAAGGACTGGAAGCAACAAGATTCCACCCCTGCAAAGTTGAATTACAACGAACAAAAAGAATACAACAAACTGGAAAAAGAAATTGCCAACCTTGAAAAAAACCGCGAGGAACTTCAAAATAAGTTTGCAACAGAAAACTGGGACGGCGCCGAAATAGACAAACAATCCGTAAAACTTCAGGAGATAATTGATAAGATTGAATCCAAGGAAGAACGCTGGTTTGAGCTTTCTGCGAAAATGGAGTAA
- a CDS encoding polysaccharide biosynthesis/export family protein, protein MKFSYLLFFLIVIVCATSCVTTKQLTYLQENTNSVDTLALLRKRQEPYRLQINDLLSIRVKALDQETVGIFNPISDANPNATGEERLYYDGFVVDDHGNIRIPSMGDMNVLGYTVDEVREKLEERLLKDYFKAEANVFVTVKLAGIRYTINGEIGSPGSKIIYRDQVSIMEAIANSGDIELTGDRSDVVIIRQYPAGQKVHHIDLTKLEAMNSPYYYVKPNDLILINPLPQKSLGTGTTGLQSFTTIISIATALVTTILLFTRL, encoded by the coding sequence ATGAAGTTTTCGTATTTATTATTCTTTTTGATTGTAATAGTCTGCGCCACTTCCTGCGTAACCACAAAACAGCTTACCTATTTGCAGGAAAATACTAACAGTGTAGATACTTTGGCGCTACTACGGAAAAGACAGGAGCCTTATAGACTTCAAATAAATGATTTATTGAGCATTCGCGTAAAGGCTTTGGATCAGGAAACTGTGGGGATTTTTAACCCTATTAGCGATGCCAACCCTAATGCCACTGGCGAAGAACGTCTGTACTATGACGGTTTTGTTGTGGACGACCACGGAAATATCCGCATTCCAAGTATGGGAGATATGAACGTTTTGGGTTATACGGTAGATGAGGTTCGAGAAAAGCTAGAAGAACGATTGTTGAAGGATTATTTTAAAGCTGAAGCTAACGTTTTTGTAACCGTGAAACTTGCCGGAATCCGTTATACCATTAATGGCGAAATTGGCAGTCCAGGTTCAAAAATTATTTACCGCGATCAAGTTAGTATTATGGAAGCCATAGCCAATAGCGGTGATATTGAACTTACGGGTGATAGGAGCGATGTGGTAATAATTCGTCAATATCCTGCAGGACAAAAGGTGCATCACATAGACCTAACGAAGCTAGAAGCAATGAATTCTCCTTATTATTACGTAAAACCAAACGACTTGATTTTGATAAACCCGCTCCCACAAAAATCGCTGGGAACTGGAACCACAGGGCTTCAATCGTTCACAACCATCATTTCTATAGCCACGGCTTTGGTAACCACAATTTTACTGTTCACAAGATTATAA
- a CDS encoding exopolysaccharide transport family protein — MSEEFEINETNIIFDFKGFLFKLLRHWPLFLISLIIAFSIAYYINVRKQPIYQMENMVSIKDDQNPFFTSNTSLTFNWGGTTDKVNTAVITLQSRSHNEKVVERLQYYMEYLREGKYQQVDAYKQTPFFVEVDTTKPQMINQQIKVVFKDSVNFNLSVSFAEAGNIALQNYSSKEKSTKFVDAGEFSKDFKIGQPITLPFFSGTFMPNREVIANPGTPYYIVFRNYDGIVKRYLDIRVDPESKGSSVLKMRLTGNNKSGLVDYLNTSVQVLSEDMLERKNLFATKTIKFIDSSLAMKSEELSTVEDELNKFKNKNAIFNLETEGSEINAKLNELDLRKEAVSRELNYFNTLQDYLINRSDYRDVPAPSVAGISEASVVGGVGKIVALAEERNKLQYTYKEGAPIFSDIDRQIDAVKRVLLENIRSSKGLKNQELSSINQNIGRNEGEIRKLPKEQQDLLNIERRYNLSQGTYNLFLSKRSEAGLVKAANVSDVMIIDPAKDTGGGQIGPNTQLNYMMAGLLGLFLPFLFVFARVFFDTKISNVKDLERITPIPLLGILGKNPLDTNLVVLTKPKSAIAEAFRALRSSLQFIYKKQGIEGAKTVLVTSSVSGEGKTFCSINLASVFALSEKKTVLVGLDLRKPKIFGDFNINNSVGVVNYLINEADIDAVIQKTEIEYLDVIPSGPIPPNPSELLIGEKLDELINSLKERYDYIILDSPPLGLVSDALELMKHVDATLYMARFNYTHKNMLTFVNEKYKTGEVKHISIVLNDYMEKSGRGYGYGYGYGYGYGYGAYGNYGNGYHEHVKAPSFLDRVRKALKRK, encoded by the coding sequence ATGAGCGAGGAATTCGAAATAAACGAAACCAATATTATCTTTGATTTTAAAGGTTTTCTTTTTAAACTTCTTCGGCATTGGCCGCTGTTTCTGATTTCTCTAATTATTGCGTTTTCAATTGCTTACTATATCAACGTTCGTAAGCAGCCTATTTACCAAATGGAGAATATGGTGAGCATCAAGGACGATCAAAACCCTTTCTTCACCAGTAATACAAGCCTTACGTTTAATTGGGGCGGAACTACAGATAAAGTAAACACAGCCGTAATTACCTTGCAGTCGCGATCGCACAATGAAAAAGTAGTGGAGCGACTTCAGTATTATATGGAGTATCTGCGTGAAGGGAAGTATCAACAGGTGGATGCCTACAAGCAAACGCCGTTTTTTGTGGAAGTGGACACCACGAAACCCCAAATGATAAACCAACAAATTAAAGTGGTTTTCAAAGATTCTGTAAATTTCAACTTGAGTGTTTCTTTTGCCGAAGCTGGAAACATTGCACTTCAAAATTATTCTTCAAAGGAAAAATCTACCAAGTTTGTAGATGCTGGCGAGTTTTCGAAAGATTTTAAAATAGGGCAGCCCATAACCTTGCCTTTCTTTAGTGGTACTTTTATGCCAAATCGGGAAGTGATTGCAAACCCAGGCACTCCGTATTATATTGTTTTTAGAAATTATGACGGCATTGTTAAAAGGTATTTAGACATCCGCGTTGATCCTGAAAGTAAAGGTTCTTCGGTTTTAAAAATGAGGCTTACTGGAAATAATAAGTCTGGCTTGGTGGATTATTTAAATACTTCGGTGCAAGTGTTAAGCGAAGATATGCTGGAGCGTAAAAATCTTTTCGCTACAAAAACTATTAAGTTTATTGACAGCAGTCTCGCAATGAAATCTGAGGAACTTTCTACAGTTGAAGATGAGCTAAACAAATTCAAAAACAAGAATGCTATTTTCAATCTTGAAACCGAAGGTTCTGAAATAAATGCAAAATTAAACGAGCTAGATCTGCGGAAAGAAGCCGTTAGCCGCGAACTTAATTACTTCAATACTTTGCAGGATTACCTTATTAACCGTTCCGATTATAGGGATGTGCCAGCACCATCGGTAGCTGGTATTTCTGAAGCTAGCGTCGTGGGTGGCGTGGGTAAAATCGTGGCTTTGGCAGAGGAACGCAACAAATTACAATACACCTACAAGGAAGGTGCGCCCATTTTTAGTGATATTGATAGACAGATCGATGCGGTAAAAAGGGTTTTACTTGAAAACATACGTTCTTCAAAAGGTCTAAAAAACCAAGAACTTAGCAGTATCAACCAAAATATTGGTCGTAACGAAGGTGAAATACGGAAACTTCCCAAAGAGCAACAAGACCTTTTGAATATTGAGCGACGCTACAATCTTAGCCAGGGTACCTACAATCTTTTCTTGTCAAAACGAAGTGAAGCGGGACTTGTAAAAGCAGCCAACGTTAGCGATGTTATGATTATTGATCCCGCAAAAGATACGGGCGGTGGGCAAATTGGTCCCAATACCCAACTGAATTATATGATGGCTGGCCTTCTAGGACTTTTTCTGCCATTTTTGTTTGTGTTTGCTCGTGTGTTTTTTGATACGAAGATCAGTAATGTAAAGGATTTGGAGCGGATTACCCCGATTCCATTGCTCGGTATTCTAGGAAAAAATCCTTTAGACACGAACTTAGTGGTTCTTACTAAACCGAAGTCCGCCATTGCGGAAGCTTTTAGAGCTTTGCGTTCCAGTCTGCAATTCATCTATAAAAAACAGGGGATAGAAGGCGCCAAGACGGTTCTTGTTACGAGTTCCGTTAGTGGTGAAGGAAAAACGTTTTGCTCCATTAACTTGGCATCGGTTTTTGCTTTAAGTGAAAAGAAAACGGTGCTTGTTGGTCTTGATTTACGGAAACCTAAAATATTTGGGGATTTCAATATCAATAATTCCGTGGGAGTGGTTAATTATTTAATCAATGAAGCCGATATAGACGCTGTTATTCAAAAAACTGAAATTGAATATTTGGACGTTATTCCTTCTGGTCCCATCCCTCCAAACCCTTCAGAATTACTTATAGGTGAAAAGCTAGACGAACTTATAAACTCTTTAAAAGAACGTTACGACTACATTATTCTAGACTCACCACCGTTAGGCCTCGTTTCTGATGCCTTGGAATTAATGAAACACGTGGACGCGACGCTTTATATGGCTCGATTTAATTATACTCATAAAAACATGCTCACTTTCGTCAATGAAAAGTATAAAACTGGCGAAGTAAAACACATAAGTATCGTTCTCAACGATTATATGGAAAAGTCCGGTAGAGGCTACGGTTACGGTTATGGCTACGGTTACGGCTATGGCTATGGTGCATATGGGAATTATGGCAATGGGTATCATGAACATGTTAAGGCGCCTTCGTTTTTGGATAGGGTGAGGAAGGCTTTAAAGAGGAAATAA
- a CDS encoding GIY-YIG nuclease family protein yields the protein MKVPHTYITTNTYNKVIYTGVTSDIVKRVKQHKEKYYKGFSSRYNCDKLVFYREFPTMLEAIAFEKKLKAGNRKNKEKLINEMNPEWKDLSEGWYE from the coding sequence ATGAAAGTCCCACATACTTACATAACGACAAACACTTACAACAAGGTTATTTACACTGGAGTTACTTCAGATATTGTTAAACGCGTTAAGCAACACAAAGAAAAATATTACAAAGGGTTCTCAAGTCGCTATAATTGTGACAAACTTGTTTTTTACAGAGAGTTTCCCACGATGCTTGAAGCTATTGCTTTTGAAAAGAAACTAAAAGCTGGCAATAGAAAAAACAAAGAAAAACTTATCAATGAGATGAATCCTGAATGGAAAGATCTGTCGGAGGGTTGGTATGAATAG
- a CDS encoding nucleotide sugar dehydrogenase, whose product MKQNPTIAVIGLGYVGLPLAAAFAEKYKVIGYDINSKRISELQQGTDNTLELSSEELKKALQQTDNSGLLVTDDASKLADATVYIVTVPTPTNKYNQPVLIPLEKASEAVGKYLSEGDVVIYESTVYPGVTEDICVPILEEVSKLTFNKNFYAGYSPERINPGDKEHTVTKILKVTSGSTPEAAKYIDELYASIITAGTHLAPSIKVAEAAKVIENSQRDINIAFVNELSKIFRLLKIDTQDVLEAAATKWNFLRFTPGLVGGHCIGVDPYYLAQKAQEEGYNPEIILAGRRMNDGMGNYVAQEVVKLMIQKECKVKNGHVLVLGITFKENCPDIRNSKVIDVIEALRTYNLNIDVYDPWAKVTEVSHEFGLRLLSEESQLKNNYEAIILAVSHNEFLKFDIEKYKASPSVVFDVKAFFGRNDIDGRL is encoded by the coding sequence ATGAAACAAAATCCAACAATTGCAGTAATCGGTCTTGGTTATGTAGGCTTGCCGCTTGCCGCAGCTTTTGCAGAAAAGTATAAAGTAATTGGTTATGATATCAATTCGAAACGAATATCAGAGCTGCAACAAGGCACAGACAATACGCTAGAGCTTTCTTCCGAAGAACTAAAAAAAGCATTGCAGCAAACCGATAATTCGGGACTTCTTGTTACCGATGATGCTTCAAAATTGGCAGATGCTACTGTTTATATCGTTACTGTGCCAACACCGACCAACAAGTATAACCAACCCGTTTTGATTCCGCTAGAAAAAGCGAGTGAAGCCGTTGGGAAATATTTAAGTGAAGGCGATGTGGTTATTTATGAATCCACAGTATATCCAGGGGTAACGGAAGATATTTGTGTTCCTATTTTAGAAGAAGTCTCAAAATTAACTTTCAACAAAAATTTCTATGCGGGCTATTCCCCAGAGCGAATAAACCCGGGAGATAAGGAGCATACCGTTACCAAAATTCTAAAAGTAACTTCTGGCTCCACGCCCGAAGCTGCAAAATATATAGATGAATTGTATGCTTCAATTATAACCGCAGGCACGCATTTAGCTCCTTCTATAAAAGTTGCTGAGGCAGCGAAAGTAATAGAGAATTCACAGCGCGACATCAATATTGCTTTTGTAAATGAACTCTCAAAAATATTTAGACTTCTAAAAATTGATACCCAAGATGTTTTGGAAGCTGCGGCAACCAAATGGAACTTTTTAAGGTTTACTCCAGGATTGGTTGGTGGACATTGTATAGGCGTAGATCCTTATTATCTAGCTCAAAAAGCACAAGAAGAAGGCTACAACCCAGAGATCATTTTAGCAGGAAGACGTATGAATGACGGTATGGGCAATTATGTAGCTCAGGAAGTTGTAAAGCTGATGATTCAAAAGGAATGTAAGGTGAAAAATGGGCATGTACTGGTCTTGGGAATCACCTTTAAAGAAAACTGTCCTGATATCAGAAATAGTAAAGTGATAGATGTTATTGAAGCTCTTCGCACGTATAACCTCAATATAGATGTTTATGATCCATGGGCAAAAGTTACCGAAGTATCTCATGAGTTTGGACTCCGATTATTAAGTGAAGAGTCTCAACTTAAAAATAATTATGAAGCTATAATCCTAGCAGTAAGCCATAATGAGTTTTTAAAATTTGATATAGAAAAGTATAAAGCGTCTCCTTCTGTTGTGTTTGATGTGAAGGCGTTTTTTGGACGTAATGATATTGATGGACGGCTTTAG
- a CDS encoding SDR family oxidoreductase, protein MQRPKYHTANLSNHTFLVTGGAGFIGSNLVAYLLNNNAKKVRVLDNLATGFMKNLEPFQNNPSFEFLEGDIRDVEICKKAMDGIDYVSHQAALGSVPRSINDPITSNDVNVGGFLNMLVAQKESKTVKRLVYAASSSTYGDSPSLPKVEDTIGKPLSPYAVTKLVNELYADVFYKTYGTQTIGLRYFNVFGPNQSPTGAYAAVIPLFMQALKDEKAPTINGDGEQTRDFTFVQNAVQANVRALFAKEEAVNQVFNVAFGERISLNTLWSDLQSISEKELKAINGPERKGDVRDSLANINKARTLMGYDPLFSVKEGLKLTWKDFTKA, encoded by the coding sequence ATGCAAAGACCCAAATACCACACCGCAAACCTTTCAAACCACACTTTTCTCGTTACCGGCGGGGCTGGGTTTATTGGCTCTAACCTTGTTGCCTATTTACTGAATAACAACGCCAAAAAAGTACGTGTACTTGATAATTTGGCTACTGGCTTTATGAAAAACCTGGAGCCATTTCAAAACAATCCGAGCTTTGAGTTTTTGGAGGGCGATATTCGTGATGTGGAAATCTGCAAAAAAGCAATGGACGGGATAGATTATGTTTCGCATCAAGCTGCTTTGGGCTCTGTGCCGCGTTCTATTAACGATCCTATTACTAGTAATGATGTAAATGTGGGTGGTTTTTTGAATATGCTTGTCGCTCAAAAGGAAAGTAAAACCGTTAAGCGCTTGGTTTATGCGGCATCCAGTTCTACGTATGGCGATAGCCCAAGCCTTCCCAAAGTAGAAGATACCATTGGGAAACCTTTGTCGCCCTATGCGGTTACTAAGTTGGTTAATGAACTTTATGCCGACGTATTCTACAAAACCTACGGCACACAGACTATTGGCCTGCGTTACTTCAACGTTTTTGGTCCTAACCAAAGTCCCACGGGAGCTTATGCAGCGGTAATCCCGTTGTTTATGCAAGCGCTGAAAGATGAAAAAGCCCCAACGATAAATGGCGATGGCGAACAGACCCGCGATTTTACCTTTGTGCAAAACGCCGTTCAAGCAAATGTGCGCGCTCTTTTTGCTAAAGAGGAAGCTGTAAACCAAGTATTCAATGTAGCTTTTGGCGAAAGGATAAGTTTAAATACACTTTGGAGTGATTTACAAAGTATTTCTGAAAAAGAATTGAAAGCAATCAACGGCCCAGAACGTAAAGGTGATGTTCGCGACTCTTTGGCTAATATTAACAAGGCCAGAACACTTATGGGTTATGATCCTTTGTTCTCTGTGAAGGAAGGTTTAAAATTAACCTGGAAAGATTTCACCAAAGCTTAA